The Chryseobacterium shigense genome segment ATAATAGAAACTTTAACTTGCAATAAATTCGAGCAACAAGTGAAATTTATTGTTATGCCGAGAGAAGCAGAATAAGATTTTAAAAGAGATGTACAATAACAATTTAAATAGTAAATTAACAGAAGATGAAGTCATTCTAATCTTATCTGAACAACTGAAAAATGATGGATGGCAAATAATAAATCAATGCTTCGGACAGTCAAAAGGAAATGATATAGAAGCGGTAAAAGATGGCAAAACACTTATTGTGGAAGCGAAAGGAGCTAAATCAAACGATTACTCACCAACTAAAAAAAGAGATTTTTTTGATAGTGGTCAAATTAAATCTCATTTTGGAAGAGCTTTAGTAAAAATTATGTCTGATATAGAAAAAAATCCTGATAATCTTTATGCTATTGCACACCCTGATGATGAATTAATTAAAAAAACTATTGAAAAAATCATTCCTCAACTTGAAAAACTTAATATTAAGCATTATTGGGTAAAGAAATTATAAGAAAACAGAACTAATTGGAATGGAATCTACATTACATAAAGAAAATCAGAAATTGGAAAGTATCAAATTGCTTTTTAAATCCGTAGAAAATATTAGAATCCCTGCTTATCAACGTGCTTATAGCTGGGAAAATAAACAATGTTCTCAATTTTTAGAAGATTTGTTAGAACAAAAAGGAAAACGTTACTATTTGGGGCAACTACTTTTTGAAAAATCTGATTCAACATTTTTCATCATCGATGGACAACAAAGACTCACAACAACAATTTTATTTCTTTCTGCGATTGTCAAAATAAAAGAAGCTAAAGGACAAGATGCAAACGAAATTAGAAGTACATATTTAACCGATGTATTTAGAACAATTAAGGATGATCATCAAATTTTTAAAAAAATTTCACAAAAACATTTAATTTCAATTATTGATGATACAGAGACAATTTCACAGAAACGAATAATCGAAGCATTTAATTTTTTTGAGATCGAATTGAATAAGCTTGATAATGAAATCATTGATATTGTTCAAGAAACATTGGAGAACGCAATAATTAGTACCTTTTACATTTCAAATAAAGTTGAAGCTACTCAGGTTTTTGAATATCAAAATAACCGAGGTAAAGAACTTTCAAGATTTGAGGTAATTAAGGCATATCTAATGCATCAAATTTATATTCAGAGTAAAGATAGTAATCAAGCAAATAACGATATTTCTGATGTTCAGGATGATATTTCAGTAACTTATCGTAATATTGAAGCTGTTGAGGGATATTTTACTGAGAATGAACTTTTAGATAATTACTGCAATTTGTTTTTTAATATTAACGGAAATATTGAAGCAATAAAGGAAAAATTGAACAATACCGAAGATAAAATAAAATGGATAAAATTATTTTTCGAAAACTTTGTTGAATTAACCCATAGTGCAAAAACCGTTGTAAATAATAGAGGGCAATCAGAGATTTCAAATTTATTCTTCGTTGGCAATGAAGTTAATTGGAAATTAGTATTACTTGTTTTGTTCAATCGAGGTGAAAATAAAGGAGAGATCTATACCAAAATTCTAAAGCTATTAGAAATTCTTTCTTTCAAGCTAAAATTAGGCGATTACAGGACAGACTATTTGCATAACTATGCAAAACAGTACTTTAATTTTGAACAGGCATACAATATAAATGATTTATATGAGGATATAAAAAATGCGACTATAACTGGATTTAAATGGTACTGGAATGATAATGATCATTTTGAAAATATTATTATAAATTATTTTGATAATGAAAAATGGCACTATAATCGAAATACTATAAAATTTGTTTTATGGCAGTATGAAAATCATCTAAGAAAAATAAATCTCTCAGGTATATTGCTTGATAAAGAACTTTATGATAATTATACAATTGAACATATAAAACCTCAAAATCCAGAGGATGAAGAATACTCTGAAGAATTTAAATCCAAATATTTACACATCGTAGGAAATTTAGCACTTTTAACAAAAAATCAAAATAGTAAATTCAGTAATAAATCATTTGATAAAAAAAGTGAACTTTTTCAAGATACAGCACTTTCAAGCTATACAGAAATTAGAGAAAAATATATCTGGACAGAAAAAGAAATTACCGAACGACATAAATCAATTACTGATTTTGCAAAGAGATAC includes the following:
- a CDS encoding DUF262 domain-containing protein; this encodes MESTLHKENQKLESIKLLFKSVENIRIPAYQRAYSWENKQCSQFLEDLLEQKGKRYYLGQLLFEKSDSTFFIIDGQQRLTTTILFLSAIVKIKEAKGQDANEIRSTYLTDVFRTIKDDHQIFKKISQKHLISIIDDTETISQKRIIEAFNFFEIELNKLDNEIIDIVQETLENAIISTFYISNKVEATQVFEYQNNRGKELSRFEVIKAYLMHQIYIQSKDSNQANNDISDVQDDISVTYRNIEAVEGYFTENELLDNYCNLFFNINGNIEAIKEKLNNTEDKIKWIKLFFENFVELTHSAKTVVNNRGQSEISNLFFVGNEVNWKLVLLVLFNRGENKGEIYTKILKLLEILSFKLKLGDYRTDYLHNYAKQYFNFEQAYNINDLYEDIKNATITGFKWYWNDNDHFENIIINYFDNEKWHYNRNTIKFVLWQYENHLRKINLSGILLDKELYDNYTIEHIKPQNPEDEEYSEEFKSKYLHIVGNLALLTKNQNSKFSNKSFDKKSELFQDTALSSYTEIREKYIWTEKEITERHKSITDFAKRYFNTSNL